In the Pseudomonas orientalis genome, one interval contains:
- the fliE gene encoding flagellar hook-basal body complex protein FliE yields the protein MSQGIEFNRLMLDMRSMQMDAMAQPKSVAPAPELGQSSFADMLGQAINKVSDTQQASSQLATAFEIGKSGVDLTDVMVASQKASVSFQALTQVRNKLVQAYQDIMQMPV from the coding sequence ATGAGCCAGGGTATTGAGTTCAATCGGTTGATGTTGGATATGCGCTCCATGCAAATGGATGCCATGGCTCAACCGAAATCCGTCGCGCCAGCGCCGGAATTGGGCCAAAGCAGTTTTGCCGACATGCTCGGTCAGGCAATCAATAAAGTCAGTGATACCCAGCAGGCTTCCAGCCAGTTGGCGACGGCGTTCGAGATCGGTAAAAGCGGCGTGGACCTCACCGATGTGATGGTCGCCTCGCAAAAAGCCAGTGTGTCCTTTCAGGCCTTGACCCAAGTGCGTAACAAGCTGGTCCAGGCTTATCAAGACATCATGCAGATGCCGGTTTAA
- a CDS encoding sigma-54-dependent transcriptional regulator, producing the protein MTIKVLLVEDDRALREALADTLLLAGHDYRAVGSAEEALEAVERETFSLVVSDVNMPGMDGHQLLGLLRARQPQLPVLLMTAHGAVERAVDAMRQGAADYLVKPFEPKALIELVARHALGVISTVEGDGPIAFEPASAQLLELAARVARSDSTVLISGESGTGKEVLARYIHQQSSRALQPFIAINCAAIPDNMLEATLFGHEKGSFTGAIAAQAGKFEQADGGTILLDEISEMPLGLQAKLLRVLQEREVERVGARKPIQLDIRVVATTNRDLAAEVAAGRFREDLFYRLSVFPLAWRPLRERPADIIPLAERLLNNHVKKMKHAQARLSAEAQACLVAYPWPGNVRELDNAIQRALILQQGGLIQPQDFCLAMGNGVVPLPSLAPAPVVAEAESAGALGDDLRRREFQMIIDTLRAERGRRKEAAERLGISPRTLRYKLAQMRDAGMDVEAYLFAT; encoded by the coding sequence ATGACTATCAAGGTTTTACTGGTTGAAGACGATCGCGCCCTGCGTGAAGCATTGGCTGACACGCTGCTGTTGGCGGGCCATGACTACCGCGCGGTCGGCTCTGCCGAGGAAGCCTTGGAAGCGGTGGAGCGGGAAACCTTCAGCCTGGTGGTCAGCGATGTGAACATGCCCGGCATGGATGGCCATCAGTTGCTCGGCCTGCTGCGCGCACGCCAGCCGCAATTGCCGGTGCTGCTGATGACCGCCCATGGCGCCGTGGAGCGGGCCGTGGACGCCATGCGCCAGGGCGCGGCGGATTATCTGGTCAAGCCGTTCGAACCCAAGGCGTTGATCGAGCTGGTGGCGCGGCATGCGCTTGGGGTCATTTCGACGGTGGAGGGCGACGGTCCGATAGCCTTCGAGCCGGCCAGCGCGCAATTGCTCGAGCTGGCGGCCCGTGTGGCGCGCAGCGATTCCACCGTGTTGATCTCGGGTGAGTCCGGCACCGGCAAGGAAGTGTTGGCGCGCTATATCCATCAGCAATCCAGTCGGGCCCTGCAACCCTTTATCGCGATCAACTGCGCGGCGATCCCGGACAACATGCTCGAAGCCACCCTGTTCGGCCATGAAAAGGGTTCGTTCACCGGCGCCATCGCGGCCCAGGCCGGCAAGTTCGAACAGGCCGACGGCGGCACCATTCTGCTCGACGAAATCTCGGAAATGCCTCTGGGCCTGCAAGCCAAGTTGCTGCGGGTGTTGCAGGAGCGCGAAGTGGAGCGGGTGGGCGCGCGCAAGCCGATCCAGCTGGATATCCGCGTGGTCGCCACCACCAACCGCGACCTGGCCGCAGAAGTGGCGGCGGGGCGCTTTCGCGAAGACTTGTTCTACCGCCTGTCGGTGTTCCCGCTGGCCTGGCGCCCGTTGCGCGAACGCCCGGCGGATATCATTCCCCTGGCCGAGCGCCTGCTGAACAACCACGTCAAAAAAATGAAGCACGCCCAGGCGCGGCTCTCGGCTGAGGCCCAGGCCTGCCTGGTCGCTTATCCATGGCCCGGCAATGTGCGCGAGCTGGACAATGCCATCCAGCGTGCGCTGATCCTGCAACAGGGCGGCTTGATCCAGCCCCAGGATTTCTGCCTGGCCATGGGCAATGGCGTGGTGCCGTTGCCAAGTCTTGCGCCGGCACCGGTGGTCGCCGAAGCGGAATCGGCCGGTGCCCTGGGCGATGACCTGCGCCGCCGCGAATTCCAGATGATCATCGACACCCTGCGCGCCGAGCGCGGCCGCCGCAAGGAAGCGGCCGAACGTCTCGGCATCAGCCCGCGCACCCTGCGCTACAAGCTGGCGCAGATGCGCGATGCCGGGATGGACGTGGAAGCGTATCTGTTCGCCACCTGA
- a CDS encoding sensor histidine kinase has translation MPHAAQLSAAPAIQGLISPVEPPTRQGLEQAFSQFNQMSSQLTDSYSLLEARVSELKGELAVVSAQRMQELAEKERLANRLQNLLSLLPGGVIVIDDQGRVREANPAACDLLGLPLEGELWRHVITRCFAPREDDGHEVSLKDGRRLSIATRSLDAEPGQLVLLNDLTETRHLQDQLARHERLSSLGRMVASLAHQIRTPLSAALIYASHLTDEQLPAATHQRFAGRLKERLHELEHQVRDMLVFARGELPLTDRVTPAGLMQALQAAAATHTEGASLRWQCDSHQGELLCNRDTLVGALLNLIENATQASGPGARLKVHLYRREQTLRLCISDSGSGIAPAVLQRLGEPFFTTKTNGTGLGLTVVKAVARAHQGQLQLRSRLGRGTCALMTLPLFSSVASAE, from the coding sequence ATGCCCCACGCCGCCCAACTATCTGCAGCCCCTGCCATCCAGGGGCTGATTTCGCCTGTAGAGCCGCCGACCCGCCAGGGTCTTGAGCAGGCGTTCTCGCAATTCAACCAGATGTCGAGCCAGCTGACCGATTCCTACAGTCTGCTTGAGGCCCGGGTGTCCGAGCTCAAGGGCGAACTGGCGGTGGTCAGCGCCCAGCGCATGCAGGAATTGGCCGAGAAAGAACGCCTGGCCAACCGCCTGCAGAATCTGCTGTCGCTGTTGCCCGGTGGTGTGATCGTCATCGACGATCAGGGTCGCGTGCGCGAAGCCAACCCGGCGGCCTGCGACCTGCTCGGCCTGCCGCTTGAAGGCGAGCTGTGGCGCCACGTGATCACCCGCTGCTTCGCGCCGCGCGAGGATGACGGCCACGAAGTCTCCCTCAAGGACGGGCGTCGCCTGTCCATCGCCACCCGGTCCCTGGACGCCGAACCGGGCCAGTTGGTGCTGCTCAATGACCTGACGGAAACCCGTCACCTGCAGGATCAGCTCGCGCGTCATGAACGTTTGTCGTCGTTGGGACGAATGGTCGCTTCCCTGGCGCATCAGATCCGTACGCCGCTGTCGGCGGCGCTGATCTACGCCAGTCATTTGACTGATGAGCAATTGCCTGCAGCCACCCACCAGCGCTTTGCCGGGCGTCTCAAGGAGCGCCTGCATGAGCTGGAACATCAGGTGCGCGACATGCTGGTGTTTGCTCGGGGCGAATTGCCGTTGACCGACCGTGTGACCCCGGCCGGGTTGATGCAAGCCCTGCAAGCTGCGGCGGCCACCCATACCGAGGGCGCCAGCCTGCGTTGGCAATGCGACAGCCATCAGGGCGAATTGCTGTGCAATCGCGACACTCTGGTCGGCGCGCTGCTCAACCTGATCGAAAACGCCACCCAGGCCAGCGGCCCGGGTGCGCGTCTCAAGGTGCACCTGTACCGTCGCGAGCAAACCCTGCGCCTGTGCATCAGCGACAGTGGCAGCGGTATAGCCCCGGCCGTGCTGCAACGCCTGGGCGAGCCCTTTTTCACCACCAAGACCAACGGCACCGGCCTGGGCCTGACCGTGGTCAAGGCAGTGGCACGTGCCCATCAGGGACAATTGCAGCTGCGTTCCCGCCTGGGGCGCGGCACCTGTGCATTGATGACCTTGCCGCTGTTTTCCAGCGTGGCAAGCGCGGAGTAA